The following proteins come from a genomic window of Azoarcus sp. PA01:
- the erpA gene encoding iron-sulfur cluster insertion protein ErpA, which yields MDSVVDTPELMVFTDSAATKVKELIEEEGNPELKLRVFVSGGGCSGFQYGFTFDEEVNEDDTAFEKNGVTLLVDPMSYQYLVGAEIDYSEGLEGSQFVIRNPNATSTCGCGSSFSA from the coding sequence ATGGACAGCGTAGTTGATACCCCAGAACTGATGGTCTTCACGGACAGTGCGGCCACGAAGGTCAAGGAACTGATTGAGGAGGAGGGCAACCCCGAGCTGAAGCTGCGCGTTTTTGTGAGCGGCGGCGGATGTTCCGGTTTCCAGTACGGTTTCACGTTCGATGAGGAAGTGAACGAGGACGACACTGCCTTCGAAAAAAATGGCGTGACTTTGCTGGTCGATCCGATGAGCTACCAGTATCTGGTAGGGGCCGAGATCGATTACAGCGAGGGACTGGAAGGGTCCCAGTTCGTCATTCGCAATCCGAACGCGACAAGCACTTGCGGCTGCGGTTCTTCGTTTTCTGCGTGA
- the tyrS gene encoding tyrosine--tRNA ligase, whose protein sequence is MTDVQAALELIKRGAEELLIEAELVEKLKSDRPLRVKAGFDPTAPDLHLGHTVLLNKLRHFQELGHQVMFLVGDFTAMIGDPSGKNATRPPLSREQILENARTYQEQVFKILDPDKTEICFNSSWMESLGTAGMIRLASRYTVARMLERDDFAKRYAGGQAIAIHEFLYPLCQGYDSVAMRADVELGGTDQKFNLLVGRELQKHERQAPQCVLMMPLLEGLDGVNKMSKSLGNYIGITEAPREIFGKVMSISDSLMWRYFDLLSFRPAGEIAHYRVEVEGGRNPRELKVLLAQELVARFHSRAAADDALADFEARFQRGALPDDMPEVNVTVGEGGLPVFQVVKQAGLTGSTSEALRMIEQGAVRLNGERVEDKGLVLQRDQTVVLQVGKRKFASVVLN, encoded by the coding sequence ATGACTGACGTACAGGCAGCCCTGGAGCTGATTAAGCGGGGAGCTGAAGAGTTACTGATCGAGGCCGAACTTGTCGAAAAACTCAAATCGGATCGCCCTCTGCGCGTGAAGGCGGGTTTCGACCCGACAGCGCCCGATCTGCACCTGGGGCACACCGTGTTGCTCAACAAGTTGCGGCACTTTCAGGAGCTGGGCCATCAGGTGATGTTTCTGGTCGGTGACTTTACCGCAATGATCGGTGATCCATCCGGGAAGAACGCCACTCGGCCGCCCTTATCGCGTGAGCAGATCCTCGAAAATGCACGCACGTATCAGGAGCAAGTGTTCAAGATTCTCGATCCGGACAAGACCGAGATCTGTTTCAACTCCTCGTGGATGGAGTCTCTCGGGACGGCGGGGATGATTCGCCTGGCATCACGGTACACGGTGGCGCGCATGCTGGAGCGGGACGATTTCGCAAAGCGCTATGCGGGAGGGCAGGCGATCGCGATCCACGAGTTTCTGTACCCTCTGTGTCAAGGCTACGACTCGGTGGCAATGCGGGCCGATGTCGAGCTCGGGGGGACCGACCAGAAATTCAATCTGCTGGTCGGTAGAGAGCTTCAGAAGCATGAGCGACAGGCGCCTCAGTGCGTCCTTATGATGCCGCTGCTGGAGGGGCTCGACGGCGTTAACAAGATGTCGAAGTCGCTGGGCAACTACATAGGTATCACGGAAGCGCCCCGCGAAATTTTCGGCAAGGTCATGTCCATCTCCGATAGTTTGATGTGGCGCTATTTCGACTTGCTATCCTTTCGTCCGGCCGGCGAAATCGCGCACTATCGTGTCGAGGTCGAAGGCGGGCGTAATCCGCGCGAACTGAAGGTGCTGTTGGCGCAGGAGCTCGTGGCCCGGTTCCACAGCCGTGCTGCTGCAGACGATGCCCTCGCTGATTTCGAAGCCCGATTCCAACGGGGGGCATTGCCAGACGACATGCCTGAAGTGAATGTCACGGTCGGGGAGGGTGGTTTGCCGGTGTTCCAGGTCGTCAAGCAGGCAGGACTGACTGGAAGTACCTCGGAAGCACTGCGTATGATCGAGCAGGGCGCGGTTCGACTGAACGGGGAGCGAGTCGAGGACAAGGGTCTTGTACTTCAGCGCGATCAAACGGTTGTTCTGCAGGTCGGGAAACGGAAGTTCGCGTCTGTTGTGCTGAATTGA
- a CDS encoding M23 family metallopeptidase, translating to MQAQKNTILAELFHHLPSGRRRWVLGTLVGTSLLSVVAATAVVPGDAVPPFPVQAVIEELGSVTAQPSASAPIPFVFDERVQPGDTIQALFRRLKIDDQEALDFLSGDPESRSAIRQLRAGRSVLALVDGHGKLVSLTLPVARGDSRFTIERTPEGIRSRSQADPVLDTHVEMRSGTIRHTLFGATDSAGVPDSVATKLAEIFGTEIDFSSDLRAGDQFSVVYETIYDKGAPAGSGRVLAAEFVNQGKKFAVVLHRDADGSEAYYTPEGRGLNQAYLRYPLEFSRISSTFGRRLHPIHRSWRSHNGVDFAAPTGTPVKAASDGVVNYVGRQNGYGNIVILQHRDRYSTAYAHLNGFAGSLRKGAKIRQGDLIGYVGSTGWATGPHLHYEIRVNNIAHDPMKIALPTVQPLGPTALAAFKSQTAPLLQRLALLNRTVVAQAD from the coding sequence ATGCAGGCACAAAAAAACACGATTCTAGCCGAACTGTTCCACCATCTCCCTTCGGGTCGCCGGCGATGGGTGCTCGGAACTCTGGTGGGCACCTCGCTTCTGAGCGTCGTCGCGGCCACTGCAGTGGTTCCCGGCGATGCCGTGCCCCCGTTCCCGGTGCAAGCGGTCATCGAGGAGCTTGGTTCCGTTACCGCGCAGCCTAGCGCCAGCGCACCCATCCCCTTCGTTTTCGACGAACGGGTGCAGCCGGGCGATACGATTCAGGCGCTCTTTCGCCGTCTCAAGATCGATGACCAGGAAGCACTCGATTTCCTGTCCGGGGATCCCGAAAGCCGAAGCGCTATTCGCCAGTTGCGCGCAGGACGCTCCGTATTGGCGCTCGTTGACGGCCACGGAAAGCTCGTTTCCCTGACTTTGCCAGTCGCGAGAGGCGATTCACGCTTCACGATCGAGCGCACTCCGGAGGGGATCCGCTCTCGCAGTCAAGCTGACCCTGTGCTGGATACCCACGTCGAAATGCGTTCCGGAACGATCCGTCACACGCTTTTCGGTGCGACGGATTCGGCAGGAGTTCCCGACAGCGTTGCGACAAAGCTTGCCGAGATTTTTGGCACCGAGATCGATTTCAGCTCGGATCTGCGTGCAGGCGACCAATTCAGCGTCGTCTACGAGACGATTTACGACAAGGGGGCTCCTGCGGGTAGTGGACGAGTGCTCGCGGCCGAGTTCGTCAACCAAGGGAAAAAGTTCGCTGTGGTACTCCATCGCGATGCGGATGGGAGCGAGGCGTACTACACGCCCGAGGGTCGCGGGCTGAATCAGGCGTACCTAAGATACCCTCTTGAGTTCTCCAGGATCTCGTCCACTTTCGGGCGACGCCTGCACCCCATTCACCGGAGTTGGCGCAGCCACAATGGCGTGGACTTCGCAGCGCCCACCGGCACGCCCGTGAAGGCGGCTTCCGACGGCGTTGTAAACTATGTAGGCAGGCAGAACGGTTACGGCAACATCGTTATCTTGCAACACCGCGACCGCTACTCCACTGCCTACGCGCACCTGAACGGCTTTGCCGGCAGTCTTCGCAAAGGCGCCAAAATCAGGCAGGGCGATCTGATCGGCTATGTAGGGTCCACGGGCTGGGCGACCGGTCCGCACCTGCACTACGAAATCCGCGTAAACAACATCGCCCACGATCCGATGAAGATTGCGCTACCGACCGTCCAGCCCCTGGGACCCACCGCGCTCGCTGCATTCAAGAGCCAGACTGCCCCCCTGCTGCAACGATTGGCGCTGTTGAACCGAACAGTGGTGGCTCAAGCGGATTGA
- the ubiG gene encoding bifunctional 2-polyprenyl-6-hydroxyphenol methylase/3-demethylubiquinol 3-O-methyltransferase UbiG translates to MNMNADPAELQKFSELAHRWWDTTSEFKPLHEINPLRLDWIDRNAGLAGKRVLDIGCGGGILSESMAAAGAQVTGIDLSEKALGVARLHLFESGQKVDYHHASAEEFAAQHAGEFDIVTCMEMLEHVPDPASTVLACAQLVRPGGDVFFSTINRNFKAYLFAVLGAEYILNLLPRGTHDYVKFIRPSELARYSRLAGLETAELLGMSYNPLTHVYSLGNDTDANYLVHAKRAA, encoded by the coding sequence ATGAACATGAATGCTGACCCCGCAGAACTGCAGAAATTCAGCGAACTTGCCCACCGCTGGTGGGACACCACGTCCGAATTCAAGCCGCTTCATGAAATCAACCCGTTGCGCCTCGACTGGATAGACAGGAATGCGGGGCTTGCAGGCAAGCGTGTCCTGGATATTGGATGTGGCGGAGGAATCCTGTCGGAGAGCATGGCGGCCGCAGGCGCTCAGGTCACAGGTATTGACCTGTCAGAAAAAGCTCTCGGCGTTGCTCGCCTTCACCTATTCGAAAGCGGGCAGAAAGTCGACTATCATCATGCGAGCGCTGAGGAATTCGCCGCGCAACATGCTGGTGAGTTCGACATTGTGACATGCATGGAAATGCTCGAGCATGTTCCTGATCCTGCAAGCACCGTGCTCGCGTGCGCCCAACTGGTCCGACCCGGCGGGGACGTATTTTTCTCCACAATTAACCGAAATTTCAAGGCCTATCTATTTGCAGTTCTCGGAGCGGAATACATCCTGAACCTGTTGCCGCGCGGCACCCACGATTATGTGAAGTTCATTAGACCATCTGAACTCGCGCGGTATAGCCGCCTAGCCGGCCTGGAAACTGCCGAATTGCTCGGCATGAGCTACAACCCCTTGACACATGTGTATTCACTCGGAAATGACACCGATGCGAATTACCTCGTTCACGCCAAACGCGCAGCCTGA